A window of the Nitrosococcus wardiae genome harbors these coding sequences:
- a CDS encoding cysteine protease StiP family protein has protein sequence MSRTVKNSAELKACFQPLTGSYRQADCQFLLTPLQAKFFSIQEKERLIQSGEKHYSEMISFEPPPSEAYLALFQNMTQRYKSRLAAEVMRLAQSIANTRLAPITLVSLVRAGTPIGALLQRALSGHLQVDSRHYSISIIRDRGIDEQALAFLLRAHQRPADGIVFVDAWTAKGVITEELKRSIARWNACHPEQLKDTLYVISDIGGVADVAATYEDYVIPSGILNAPVSGLVSRSILNHQIQPGQFHGCVLYEHLRQYDVSHWFLDEVEAEMDAKTVAPLSSVPREQRYAQTRVYLERWIKCYGVKNINHIKPGIAEATRVMLRRVPERLLLRDPEAEDVAHLLILAEEKGVIVEHQPNMPFNAVAFIKTIKIT, from the coding sequence GTGAGCAGGACGGTAAAGAACTCCGCCGAGCTTAAAGCCTGTTTTCAACCCTTAACAGGTAGCTATCGCCAGGCCGATTGTCAATTTTTATTGACTCCACTCCAGGCCAAGTTTTTTTCTATCCAGGAGAAGGAGCGCCTCATTCAATCGGGCGAGAAGCATTATTCGGAAATGATTAGCTTTGAGCCTCCGCCTAGTGAGGCTTATTTGGCTTTATTCCAAAACATGACTCAGCGATATAAGAGCCGCTTAGCCGCTGAGGTGATGAGGCTGGCCCAGAGTATTGCAAACACGCGGCTAGCGCCCATTACCTTGGTGTCACTCGTGCGGGCTGGCACACCCATTGGGGCGTTGCTCCAGCGGGCCTTGAGTGGCCATCTCCAGGTAGACTCTCGGCATTATTCAATCTCCATTATTCGAGATCGGGGAATCGATGAACAAGCTTTGGCGTTTTTATTAAGAGCGCATCAGCGTCCGGCGGACGGAATAGTCTTCGTGGATGCTTGGACGGCCAAGGGAGTAATAACGGAAGAACTGAAACGCTCAATTGCCCGTTGGAATGCTTGCCACCCGGAGCAGCTCAAAGACACCCTCTATGTCATCTCTGATATTGGTGGAGTGGCAGATGTGGCCGCAACCTACGAAGATTATGTAATCCCTTCTGGCATTCTCAATGCACCGGTTTCAGGGCTGGTTTCTCGCTCAATATTAAATCACCAGATTCAGCCAGGGCAATTTCATGGCTGTGTCCTTTACGAGCATTTACGGCAATATGATGTCAGTCATTGGTTCCTAGACGAGGTGGAAGCGGAGATGGACGCTAAAACGGTTGCGCCACTTTCCTCCGTTCCTCGGGAACAACGCTATGCCCAAACTCGGGTTTACCTGGAGCGATGGATAAAGTGTTATGGAGTCAAGAACATCAACCATATTAAACCAGGTATTGCCGAAGCGACTCGGGTCATGCTGCGCCGAGTTCCAGAAAGGCTTTTACTGCGGGATCCAGAGGCAGAAGATGTCGCTCATCTATTGATATTGGCTGAAGAAAAGGGGGTGATTGTCGAGCACCAGCCCAATATGCCTTTTAATGCTGTGGCTTTTATCAAAACGATAAAAATAACTTAG
- a CDS encoding phosphoribosyltransferase domain-containing protein, with product MSQTIHLAAGTLNIEVHKAHLPLNDLLDFASRTNPKRGYLFVSKVLGKHIPCKPSTMRDIYHRLATPLLEVPGPVIFIGMAETATGLGAGVADSLARKAKRRDVVFQHTTRHRLPVSEWICFDEVHSHAPGHILYRPLPTFQQRFAEAQTLVLVDDEISTGRTLSQLGYKLSQKLSNVRQVILVSIINWLSPEQKQAFQEKVGKPVSFINLLEGTFSFTPNPAFRPSLPGKVESMQPALQALPQMGRRGIGMGEKSLIPNGPYPKEHKVSVVGTGEFQFQPFLWAEWLEKRGFDILFQSTTRSPVQLGGPICESLRFKDEYGEGVDNYLHNPPCNREIIIAYEHAKLAQNHSLPEQLGGSVWGVDRSALLDR from the coding sequence ATGAGCCAGACCATACATCTTGCTGCGGGAACCCTAAACATTGAAGTCCATAAAGCCCATCTTCCTCTGAATGATTTATTAGATTTTGCCAGCCGAACTAATCCTAAGCGAGGGTATTTATTTGTTTCCAAGGTCCTTGGTAAGCATATTCCTTGTAAGCCCTCAACAATGCGAGACATTTACCATCGGTTAGCGACTCCTCTTTTGGAGGTGCCAGGTCCGGTTATCTTCATTGGTATGGCGGAGACAGCTACGGGTCTAGGGGCAGGTGTTGCGGATAGTTTGGCTCGGAAAGCAAAGCGCCGTGATGTGGTTTTTCAGCATACCACCCGCCATAGGCTACCTGTCAGTGAGTGGATATGTTTTGATGAAGTGCATAGCCATGCCCCTGGCCATATCCTTTATAGACCATTACCTACTTTCCAGCAAAGATTTGCCGAGGCTCAAACTTTGGTTCTTGTGGATGATGAAATCAGTACCGGGAGGACGTTGTCACAACTGGGCTATAAATTGTCACAAAAGTTATCCAATGTCCGCCAAGTCATATTGGTGTCGATTATCAATTGGCTTTCCCCTGAGCAAAAACAAGCATTTCAAGAAAAAGTTGGCAAGCCCGTGTCTTTTATCAATTTGTTGGAGGGAACATTTTCCTTTACCCCTAATCCAGCATTTAGGCCTTCCCTGCCTGGAAAAGTCGAGTCGATGCAGCCGGCTTTACAAGCTTTGCCGCAGATGGGGCGGCGGGGAATAGGTATGGGAGAGAAATCTCTTATCCCAAACGGTCCTTACCCAAAAGAGCATAAAGTTTCCGTTGTGGGGACCGGCGAGTTTCAATTTCAACCCTTTTTGTGGGCCGAATGGCTAGAAAAAAGGGGATTTGATATCTTGTTTCAGAGTACGACCCGTTCCCCCGTTCAGTTGGGTGGTCCAATCTGCGAAAGCCTTCGCTTTAAAGATGAATATGGAGAAGGTGTTGACAATTACCTTCATAACCCTCCCTGTAACAGGGAAATCATTATTGCTTATGAGCATGCCAAGCTGGCACAGAATCACAGCCTTCCAGAACAGCTTGGAGGAAGTGTTTGGGGAGTTGACCGCAGTGCCTTGCTGGACCGCTGA
- a CDS encoding endonuclease/exonuclease/phosphatase family protein: MSNSFRFVVCTHNLWKDERWADRQEPLRQFITLHQPDILCVQELRPQSRALLDQVLKTHQRVDDSFEGWIKEGNIYWNQALFNMIEYGAEDIGILEQWRRLFWVRLQPQATAGPPLLVATAHYTWPGNRKERSDGINVRIGQALSTVKAVNRLVDPSLPLLFMGDLNDHYLPLKVLQEAGLTDCFTALGRIPQVTRPTFPTHAHTPEVVDWMLHRGPLRPMICDVVDFFVEEVAPSDHKPLLTTYRWA; this comes from the coding sequence ATGTCCAATTCGTTTCGATTTGTCGTTTGCACCCATAACCTGTGGAAGGATGAACGCTGGGCGGATCGTCAAGAGCCCCTGCGGCAATTCATCACCCTCCATCAGCCGGACATTCTCTGTGTGCAGGAGCTGCGCCCCCAGAGTCGCGCCCTCCTCGATCAAGTGTTGAAAACCCATCAACGGGTAGATGACTCCTTTGAGGGCTGGATAAAGGAGGGCAATATTTATTGGAATCAGGCGCTTTTCAATATGATAGAGTACGGAGCGGAGGACATTGGGATCCTGGAACAGTGGCGCCGTCTATTTTGGGTACGGTTACAGCCCCAAGCCACTGCCGGACCGCCACTCTTAGTCGCTACCGCCCACTACACGTGGCCTGGCAACCGCAAAGAGCGCAGCGACGGCATCAATGTACGAATCGGGCAAGCGTTAAGCACTGTCAAAGCCGTGAACCGGCTAGTGGACCCTTCCTTACCCCTATTGTTTATGGGAGATCTCAATGATCACTATTTACCACTGAAAGTGCTTCAGGAAGCCGGCCTCACCGACTGTTTTACTGCGTTGGGCCGCATTCCCCAAGTGACCCGCCCCACCTTTCCTACCCATGCCCATACCCCTGAAGTTGTCGACTGGATGCTCCATCGGGGGCCATTGCGCCCCATGATCTGCGATGTGGTAGATTTCTTTGTAGAAGAGGTCGCCCCCTCTGATCACAAACCACTGCTTACCACTTATCGGTGGGCATAA
- a CDS encoding ArsR/SmtB family transcription factor, with amino-acid sequence MSDYFPKNTRATLAKETLSCANQLKVLAEETRLAIVEQLLNGPKHVSKINETLRVEQSLLSHHLKVLRKAGFILAERDGKSIRYRLAPQVAMASKGKAINLGCCFLSFD; translated from the coding sequence ATGAGCGACTACTTTCCAAAAAATACCCGCGCTACTTTAGCCAAAGAAACGCTGTCGTGTGCAAATCAACTAAAAGTGCTGGCAGAGGAAACCCGTTTAGCTATTGTTGAACAGCTTTTAAACGGCCCAAAGCATGTAAGTAAAATTAATGAAACACTACGGGTGGAACAGAGTCTACTGTCCCATCACTTGAAGGTATTGCGTAAGGCAGGATTCATTTTGGCTGAACGGGATGGCAAAAGTATTCGGTATCGACTGGCTCCCCAGGTTGCCATGGCATCTAAAGGCAAAGCCATCAACTTAGGGTGCTGTTTTCTTTCATTTGACTGA
- the hpnA gene encoding hopanoid-associated sugar epimerase encodes MTSFVTGATGFVGSAVVKQLLDSGETVRVLARPSSNRRNLEELPVEIFEGDLRDQRLLEKALHGCQALFHVAADYRLWARRSQDFYDTNVQGSQNLILAAAEAGVKRIVYTSSVATLGLNTDGTPADEETPSSLETMIGHYKRSKFLAEEAVKDLGRRLGLDIVIVNPSTPIGPRDIKPTPTGKVIVMAAAGGMPAYVNTGLNVVHVDDVAWGHLLAFENGETGQRYILGGENFTLREILETVAHLTRRRPPKIRLSPHAVMPIAYLAQGWAHLTGGKEPMTTVDGVRMAKKYMFFSSARAEQMLGYKFRPAQEALYDAITWFRTNHYL; translated from the coding sequence ATGACCAGCTTTGTCACTGGAGCGACGGGTTTTGTGGGCTCGGCGGTAGTAAAGCAGCTCCTTGATAGTGGAGAAACCGTCCGAGTATTAGCGCGACCCAGTAGCAATCGGCGTAATCTGGAAGAGCTCCCTGTAGAAATCTTTGAAGGCGACCTCCGGGATCAGCGACTATTAGAAAAAGCTCTCCATGGCTGTCAAGCCCTATTTCATGTGGCAGCTGATTACCGATTATGGGCGCGCCGTTCCCAAGACTTTTATGACACCAATGTCCAAGGCTCCCAAAATCTCATCCTGGCTGCGGCTGAAGCTGGCGTTAAACGTATTGTTTACACCAGTAGCGTCGCCACCCTGGGATTAAATACCGATGGCACACCGGCCGATGAGGAAACACCCTCCAGCCTTGAAACTATGATCGGTCATTATAAACGCTCTAAGTTTTTAGCCGAGGAAGCCGTCAAGGACCTGGGGCGCAGATTGGGGTTGGACATCGTTATTGTAAACCCCTCTACACCCATTGGACCACGGGATATCAAACCTACCCCTACCGGCAAGGTAATTGTCATGGCTGCTGCAGGAGGCATGCCTGCCTACGTCAACACCGGTCTTAACGTCGTCCATGTGGACGATGTCGCTTGGGGCCACCTCTTAGCTTTTGAAAATGGTGAAACCGGTCAGCGTTACATTCTCGGAGGCGAAAACTTTACCCTTCGAGAGATCCTGGAAACTGTTGCCCATCTCACCCGACGGCGCCCCCCTAAAATCCGCCTTTCCCCTCATGCTGTCATGCCTATTGCCTATCTTGCCCAAGGCTGGGCGCACCTTACTGGAGGCAAGGAACCCATGACCACTGTGGACGGTGTACGGATGGCCAAGAAATATATGTTTTTCTCCAGCGCTAGGGCAGAGCAAATGCTAGGATATAAGTTCCGGCCCGCTCAAGAAGCGCTTTACGATGCGATTACCTGGTTTCGGACCAATCATTACCTATAG
- a CDS encoding TerD family protein: MAVTLQKGQNVSLSKEAPGLKEVAFGLGWDARSTDGADFDLDASALILGEDNKVLSDNHFIFYNNATDPSGAVAHTGDNRTGEGEGDDERIVVDVSKMPTEAKKVVFVVTIHEAESRNQNFGQVSNAFIRAINNADNAELARYDLSEDASIETAMIFGEFYRHGEEWKFKAVGQGYSGGLAGVARDFGVNIG; the protein is encoded by the coding sequence ATGGCGGTAACTTTGCAGAAAGGACAAAATGTATCTCTGAGCAAAGAGGCCCCCGGGCTGAAAGAGGTTGCTTTTGGACTAGGGTGGGATGCTCGCTCTACGGATGGTGCAGATTTTGATTTGGATGCCAGCGCCCTCATCTTGGGTGAAGACAACAAGGTGCTGAGCGATAATCATTTTATTTTCTATAATAATGCCACTGATCCTAGCGGTGCTGTGGCTCATACGGGGGATAATCGTACCGGCGAGGGTGAAGGGGATGATGAAAGAATCGTTGTGGATGTTTCTAAAATGCCAACAGAAGCCAAAAAGGTCGTTTTTGTCGTCACCATTCATGAAGCTGAATCCCGGAACCAAAATTTTGGTCAAGTGAGTAACGCTTTTATCCGAGCGATTAATAACGCTGACAATGCGGAACTTGCCCGTTACGATTTATCGGAAGATGCCAGCATCGAGACTGCTATGATTTTTGGGGAGTTTTATCGCCATGGCGAGGAATGGAAGTTCAAAGCAGTAGGCCAAGGCTATTCGGGAGGATTGGCCGGTGTGGCTAGGGATTTTGGTGTCAATATCGGCTGA
- a CDS encoding acyloxyacyl hydrolase yields the protein MKAFSRTIIGVVLAFFVWNHPVLAEDTQRAPFSIGDIEFLGNEPSYLDLGAGAFNFNDDETSAAGYIEYRYGKKLLFIGPVIGLMANTDGGVFGYGGIYANLKYQKLIITPLATLGGYHQGGSKDLGGTFQFKTGINFAYQFDGGSRLGIRLAHVSNANIHDRNPGENEIFLTYALPLAF from the coding sequence ATGAAAGCGTTTTCAAGAACGATAATAGGGGTGGTGTTGGCTTTCTTTGTCTGGAATCACCCAGTACTGGCAGAAGACACTCAGCGTGCTCCCTTTAGTATCGGCGACATTGAATTCCTTGGCAATGAACCGAGTTACTTAGATCTTGGGGCTGGAGCTTTTAATTTCAATGATGATGAAACCTCTGCTGCAGGCTATATTGAATACCGATATGGGAAAAAGCTGCTTTTCATCGGCCCCGTCATTGGGCTTATGGCAAACACGGACGGAGGGGTTTTTGGTTACGGCGGTATTTACGCCAACCTGAAGTACCAAAAATTAATCATCACTCCACTAGCTACTCTAGGGGGATATCACCAAGGGGGAAGCAAAGATCTTGGAGGAACCTTCCAATTCAAGACCGGCATAAATTTTGCTTATCAATTTGACGGGGGTTCCCGCCTGGGGATACGACTCGCTCACGTTTCTAATGCCAACATCCATGACCGCAATCCAGGCGAAAATGAAATATTTTTGACCTATGCACTCCCCTTAGCTTTTTAG
- a CDS encoding HpcH/HpaI aldolase/citrate lyase family protein gives MYQSQLQRSQPAIKPYPVGAQIPYYMELGATLYMPATRQDIGKILNQQKLTGLRSAVVCTEDSILEQELAPALTNLQLVLEQLRSSSMLRFIRPRNPEVLSQLIRIPEIRRIDGFVLPKVNEQNLPFYAEIAARIPELLLMPTLETEVAFSRRRLEALRNKLSEVGNPILCLRIGGNDLLRLLGLRRPKQLTIYDTPLRNVINDIILTFRPAGYALSSPVFEYLDNHDTLQREVELDIVHGLLTKTAIHPTQVPVIEAAYRVCQKDMDLAQQVLKEGAPAVFKFNSQMVEPATHYAWAEQLLLQAELYGACCEQPNGCLCPPKSF, from the coding sequence ATGTATCAGTCGCAACTTCAGAGGAGTCAACCGGCTATAAAGCCCTATCCGGTGGGGGCACAAATACCTTACTACATGGAATTGGGCGCCACTCTTTATATGCCCGCCACTCGGCAGGATATTGGAAAAATTCTTAATCAGCAAAAACTCACCGGCCTACGTTCGGCCGTTGTTTGTACTGAAGATTCTATCTTGGAACAAGAGTTGGCTCCTGCTCTTACTAATCTGCAGTTAGTATTAGAACAACTCCGTTCTTCCTCCATGCTAAGGTTTATTCGTCCTCGTAATCCTGAGGTGTTGTCTCAATTAATACGTATTCCTGAAATTAGGAGGATTGATGGGTTTGTGCTGCCCAAGGTCAATGAGCAAAATTTACCCTTTTATGCAGAAATTGCTGCTAGAATTCCAGAATTGCTGTTAATGCCTACCCTTGAAACTGAGGTGGCTTTTAGCCGAAGACGACTTGAAGCGTTGCGTAATAAATTGTCTGAAGTGGGTAATCCCATTTTGTGTCTTCGAATTGGTGGTAATGATCTCCTGCGTTTATTAGGGCTAAGGCGACCTAAGCAGTTGACAATATATGATACGCCGCTGAGAAACGTGATCAATGATATCATTCTAACTTTTCGCCCGGCTGGTTATGCACTCTCTTCCCCTGTTTTTGAATACCTTGATAATCATGACACTTTGCAGCGTGAAGTTGAGTTGGATATCGTTCATGGGTTGCTCACCAAGACGGCAATTCATCCCACCCAAGTTCCTGTGATAGAAGCGGCTTATCGTGTTTGTCAAAAAGACATGGATTTGGCGCAACAGGTCCTAAAGGAAGGGGCTCCGGCAGTATTCAAATTCAATAGCCAAATGGTCGAACCGGCTACCCACTACGCTTGGGCGGAACAGTTACTGCTACAAGCGGAGCTTTATGGTGCATGCTGTGAGCAGCCAAATGGTTGTCTCTGTCCT
- a CDS encoding tellurite resistance TerB family protein, producing the protein MALSWLKGKFDEVSTNLKNEVTKIKNRDFLEGVVAGCALVAYADGVVKPEEKQKMMGFLKTSDVLSVFDTGDVIKLFEKFSDQFEFDLAIGEANALQAVSKVKKREGEARLLVRVCCAIGASDGDFDNSERKMVSKICSELGLNPADFDL; encoded by the coding sequence ATGGCTTTGAGTTGGTTAAAGGGTAAATTTGACGAAGTCTCTACCAATCTGAAAAATGAGGTGACTAAGATCAAGAATAGGGATTTTCTTGAAGGCGTTGTGGCCGGATGCGCCCTAGTAGCTTACGCCGATGGCGTCGTCAAACCTGAAGAAAAGCAGAAGATGATGGGATTTCTGAAGACCTCTGATGTGTTGTCAGTCTTTGATACCGGAGATGTCATCAAGTTATTTGAGAAATTTTCTGATCAATTTGAGTTTGATCTTGCCATTGGCGAAGCCAATGCGCTTCAAGCAGTAAGTAAAGTCAAAAAGAGAGAAGGGGAAGCTCGGCTTTTAGTACGTGTTTGTTGTGCTATCGGTGCATCGGACGGGGATTTTGACAACTCTGAAAGAAAAATGGTAAGCAAAATCTGTTCAGAACTGGGACTGAATCCCGCTGATTTTGATCTTTGA